The Chryseolinea soli genome contains a region encoding:
- a CDS encoding chromate resistance protein ChrB domain-containing protein, which produces MKWITRERPKIDRIACPWLIRRFVDVNAEIIYVPFEQVIEKAKELDAVPFDLPGVEYTHYGDQCTFDFIIQKHKLDDPALKVLAAIVRGADTDRHDLAAQASGLWAISAGLSYNITDDQQLLEKGMLIYDALYSWAKHLQNEKHTQGPIENMLLDVYKKFLTQKSGKAPAWAKELKEIIQDQIDTNLALSLKEISQSLNVHPSYLSREFSKYFDDLSFGDYIRKLRIEKAMTLLQDPKHSLADIAYLTGFSDQSHFARIFKKTTGQSPLSYRKSQVKK; this is translated from the coding sequence ATGAAATGGATAACCCGAGAGCGTCCGAAGATCGATCGTATTGCTTGTCCCTGGTTGATCAGACGGTTTGTAGATGTGAACGCAGAAATTATCTACGTTCCTTTTGAGCAGGTTATCGAGAAGGCGAAGGAATTGGATGCAGTGCCATTTGATTTGCCCGGGGTGGAGTATACGCATTATGGGGATCAGTGTACGTTTGATTTTATCATTCAGAAACACAAGCTTGATGACCCTGCTTTGAAGGTATTGGCGGCAATTGTGCGGGGTGCGGATACGGATCGGCATGATCTTGCTGCCCAGGCTTCCGGATTGTGGGCTATTTCGGCCGGGCTCTCATACAACATTACCGATGATCAGCAACTGTTGGAAAAAGGGATGTTGATCTATGATGCCTTGTACAGTTGGGCCAAACATTTGCAAAATGAAAAGCATACACAAGGTCCTATCGAGAACATGCTCCTCGATGTGTATAAAAAATTTCTTACGCAGAAATCCGGCAAAGCTCCCGCGTGGGCGAAGGAGCTTAAAGAAATCATCCAGGATCAGATCGATACCAACCTTGCCCTGAGTCTGAAGGAAATTTCACAAAGCCTGAATGTACATCCCTCCTATTTGTCGCGCGAGTTCTCGAAATATTTTGACGATCTGTCGTTCGGTGATTACATCCGGAAGCTGCGCATTGAAAAAGCGATGACTTTGCTCCAGGATCCCAAGCATTCCCTTGCTGACATCGCGTATCTCACTGGTTTTTCGGATCAAAGCCACTTTGCCCGGATTTTTAAGAAAACTACGGGGCAAAGCCCGCTGTCCTATCGAAAATCGCAGGTCAAAAAGTAA
- a CDS encoding DUF5107 domain-containing protein, whose translation MKSKSTVVVWEEKVSIPTYGIGKPEKNPIFSEKRVYQGSSGVVYPNPVIEKILDEKTDKRYHAVFLENPYIKIMILPEIGGRVQMAYDKIRQRHFVYYNQVIKPALVGLTGPWISGGIEFNWPQHHRPSTFDPIDFTIEEHDDGSKTIWVSEVEKMFHTKGMAGFRLYPDKDYLEINVKLYNRTPFPQTFLWWANPALKVNDDYQSVFPPDVRAVFDHGRRDVSEFPIARGEYYKVDYSAGVDISRYKNIPVPTSYMAQQSNYDFVGGYEHDTHAGILHVANHHVSPGKKQWTWGNGEFGFAWDRNLTDEDGPYVEIMTGVFTDNQPDFSWILPDEERAFTQYFMPYSELGVVKNATRDALVNVEVQGDHVNLKFYATAAYEKALVTLRTDTTELYTEVIDISPERPYQHHVLLPHPVATEDLIASLRDASGKVLVHYRSEKEISKPIPEPAKAAADPERIASIEELFLTGLHIEQYRHATFLATDYYLEALRREPTDIRNNQAMGLWFMRRGQFVKAESHFRRAIATLTERNANPYDGEPYFNLGLCLFFQDRHEEAYAALFKSAWNAPVQAGAYLNLARIATLKGNFEEALEFIDKSLNRNYTSQTARHLKVIILRKLNRLKDAQVLIDQSLALDKFNFGILFESFLILNTSTSNKNENPLDGLKTLARDNAHTYTEYAFDYAHAGQYTEAIQLLDVCKIDDDAYPMMDYYKGYFASKNNKPALAHQYYQQGARRKPDYCFPNRVEDVLVLQEVMHANPIDSKAPYYLGNFWYAHKQYAEAIQCWEISATLNPDFPTVNRNLALAYHNKQNNPAKALQFLERAFALNTQDARVFMELDQLYKKLNKPHEERLSRLEAHLTLTEDRDDLYLERITLYNLLNDHEKALSLLASRQFHPWEGGEGKVVGQYLISNIALAKKFLDGGQPQKALKHLEAASHYPHFLGEGKIYGTQENDINYLKGCAYEALNDVTLAKDYFQKASVGLSEPGQAIYYNDQQPDKIFYQGLAHKKLGNLTRAEQIFNNLIAFGSSHMDDTIKLDYFAVSLPDLAVFDQDLDLQNKIHCHYIMGLGYLGLGKDTLAREHFEEALRYNRNHAGAMVHKGMIVRESDGRQEPGARSQEPVVSSQ comes from the coding sequence ATGAAAAGCAAAAGCACTGTTGTGGTTTGGGAGGAGAAGGTCTCGATTCCGACCTATGGTATCGGAAAACCAGAAAAAAATCCAATTTTCTCCGAAAAGCGTGTTTATCAGGGAAGCAGCGGTGTCGTCTATCCCAATCCTGTCATTGAAAAGATACTCGACGAAAAGACGGACAAACGCTATCACGCCGTCTTCCTCGAAAATCCATACATCAAAATCATGATCCTTCCCGAGATCGGGGGAAGAGTGCAGATGGCGTATGACAAAATAAGACAGCGGCATTTCGTTTACTACAACCAGGTGATCAAACCAGCGTTGGTGGGTCTGACAGGGCCTTGGATCTCCGGTGGAATTGAATTCAACTGGCCACAACACCACCGCCCCAGCACGTTCGATCCCATCGACTTCACCATCGAAGAACATGACGACGGAAGCAAAACCATTTGGGTGAGTGAAGTAGAAAAAATGTTTCACACCAAAGGGATGGCAGGGTTCAGACTTTACCCCGATAAAGATTACTTAGAGATCAACGTGAAGCTCTATAACCGGACACCGTTTCCCCAGACTTTTCTCTGGTGGGCCAACCCCGCCCTGAAAGTGAACGACGACTATCAATCTGTATTTCCACCGGACGTGCGGGCTGTCTTTGATCATGGAAGAAGAGATGTCTCCGAATTCCCGATTGCCCGAGGTGAGTATTATAAGGTTGATTATTCCGCCGGGGTAGACATCTCGCGCTATAAAAATATTCCTGTGCCCACATCTTACATGGCACAACAGTCCAACTACGATTTTGTAGGAGGCTATGAGCACGACACCCACGCCGGAATTTTACACGTGGCCAATCACCACGTGTCTCCCGGAAAAAAACAATGGACCTGGGGCAATGGCGAGTTCGGCTTTGCGTGGGATCGCAACCTGACCGATGAAGACGGGCCTTATGTTGAAATTATGACCGGTGTCTTCACCGACAATCAACCCGATTTCTCCTGGATACTCCCCGACGAGGAGCGAGCGTTCACACAATACTTCATGCCGTATAGTGAATTGGGCGTAGTCAAAAATGCCACCCGGGACGCACTCGTCAATGTGGAAGTTCAAGGTGATCACGTCAATCTTAAATTCTACGCCACGGCTGCTTATGAAAAAGCGTTGGTGACCCTGCGAACCGATACGACGGAGCTTTATACCGAAGTGATCGACATTTCGCCTGAACGACCGTATCAACATCATGTTCTTCTACCCCACCCGGTTGCCACAGAAGACCTCATCGCTTCCCTGCGCGATGCATCGGGTAAAGTGTTGGTGCACTATCGATCCGAAAAGGAAATTTCAAAACCGATTCCCGAACCGGCGAAGGCTGCTGCTGATCCGGAACGCATTGCCAGCATCGAAGAACTTTTTTTAACGGGTCTTCACATCGAGCAATATCGTCATGCCACGTTCCTGGCGACAGACTATTACCTGGAAGCCCTGCGCCGCGAACCAACGGATATCCGTAACAACCAGGCGATGGGCCTTTGGTTTATGCGGCGGGGACAATTTGTAAAAGCCGAATCACACTTCAGACGCGCCATCGCCACGCTCACCGAACGAAACGCCAATCCTTATGATGGCGAACCTTATTTCAACCTGGGCCTTTGTCTTTTTTTCCAGGATCGCCATGAGGAAGCCTATGCCGCCCTTTTTAAGTCGGCCTGGAATGCACCGGTTCAGGCGGGGGCATATCTTAACCTTGCAAGGATTGCCACGCTAAAGGGAAACTTTGAAGAAGCGCTGGAGTTCATCGACAAATCGCTGAACCGAAATTACACCAGTCAAACGGCCCGTCATCTGAAGGTAATCATCCTTCGCAAACTCAACCGACTGAAGGATGCACAAGTTCTCATCGATCAATCGCTGGCGCTCGATAAATTCAACTTTGGAATTTTATTCGAGTCATTCCTCATTTTAAATACATCGACCTCGAATAAAAACGAAAATCCACTCGATGGCTTGAAGACCTTGGCGCGCGACAATGCGCATACGTACACGGAATATGCCTTCGACTACGCACACGCTGGGCAATACACGGAAGCGATCCAACTCCTGGACGTTTGCAAGATCGACGACGATGCGTACCCCATGATGGACTATTATAAAGGCTATTTTGCCTCTAAAAATAATAAACCGGCCCTTGCCCATCAGTACTACCAGCAAGGTGCGCGCCGGAAACCCGACTATTGTTTTCCGAATCGCGTGGAAGATGTGTTGGTACTACAAGAGGTGATGCACGCGAATCCCATCGACTCCAAAGCGCCGTACTATCTGGGCAATTTCTGGTATGCGCACAAGCAGTACGCGGAGGCGATTCAATGTTGGGAAATCTCTGCAACACTAAATCCTGATTTTCCCACCGTCAACCGGAACCTGGCGCTTGCCTATCACAACAAACAAAACAATCCCGCCAAGGCGTTGCAATTCTTAGAACGGGCGTTTGCCCTGAATACTCAAGACGCTCGTGTCTTCATGGAGCTGGATCAGCTTTACAAAAAATTAAACAAGCCACACGAGGAGCGTCTTTCACGACTCGAAGCGCATCTCACTTTGACCGAGGACCGCGATGATCTCTACCTGGAACGCATCACGTTATACAATCTTTTGAATGATCATGAGAAAGCGTTAAGTCTTTTAGCGTCACGACAGTTTCATCCGTGGGAAGGAGGCGAAGGCAAAGTGGTTGGACAATATCTTATCTCGAATATTGCTCTGGCAAAAAAATTCCTGGACGGGGGTCAACCCCAAAAAGCTCTGAAACATTTGGAAGCCGCCTCGCACTACCCACACTTTCTTGGCGAAGGAAAAATCTACGGCACCCAGGAAAATGACATCAACTATCTCAAGGGTTGCGCCTACGAAGCCTTGAACGATGTCACGCTCGCAAAAGATTACTTTCAAAAAGCCAGCGTAGGACTGAGCGAGCCCGGCCAAGCCATTTACTACAACGACCAACAACCTGACAAGATCTTTTACCAGGGACTGGCACATAAAAAACTCGGCAATCTGACAAGGGCTGAGCAAATCTTTAATAACCTGATCGCGTTTGGATCTTCGCACATGGACGACACCATCAAGTTGGATTATTTCGCCGTGTCACTTCCCGATCTGGCTGTGTTCGACCAGGACCTTGATCTACAGAATAAAATTCATTGCCATTATATTATGGGACTCGGCTATTTGGGCCTAGGGAAGGATACGTTGGCGCGGGAACATTTTGAAGAGGCATTGAGATATAATCGGAATCACGCAGGGGCGATGGTTCATAAGGGGATGATTGTTCGGGAATCAGACGGGCGTCAGGAGCCAGGAGCCAGAAGCCAGGAGCCAGTAGTTAGTAGCCAGTAG
- a CDS encoding DinB family protein, whose amino-acid sequence MDKRQSLLNSVALARHQFIQAASGLTYEQSQFKPSADIWSVVDNVEHLVWAEMGGINGMWKTLDGIRKKKPIWSGVAIHHGLPIEKIIEMTWKEKEQVPEIAKPRWGGSVDYWIEALANCQNLLESLCDEMDGYDLEQIIYPHIISGPLNVVQRLEFLRFHLNRHQRQIENLKTHPDFPLAKQTVA is encoded by the coding sequence ATGGATAAGCGTCAATCCCTCCTAAATTCCGTGGCTCTCGCTCGCCATCAATTCATCCAGGCCGCATCCGGCCTGACCTACGAGCAATCACAATTCAAACCCTCGGCCGACATTTGGTCGGTTGTCGACAATGTCGAACATTTGGTCTGGGCTGAAATGGGAGGGATCAATGGCATGTGGAAAACGCTGGATGGAATTCGAAAGAAGAAACCCATCTGGTCCGGGGTAGCGATCCATCACGGTCTTCCCATCGAAAAGATCATTGAAATGACCTGGAAGGAAAAAGAACAAGTTCCCGAAATAGCCAAACCCCGGTGGGGTGGATCGGTAGACTACTGGATTGAAGCACTCGCCAATTGTCAGAACCTGCTTGAATCGCTGTGTGATGAAATGGATGGGTATGACCTGGAGCAAATCATTTACCCACATATCATTTCGGGACCGCTCAACGTGGTGCAGCGGCTGGAGTTTTTGCGATTTCATTTGAATCGCCACCAACGCCAGATCGAAAATCTGAAGACTCACCCGGATTTCCCGTTGGCGAAACAGACTGTCGCTTAG
- a CDS encoding sialidase family protein, with translation MANGKLVAAWFGGTQEGSPDVCIWMSVKENAGWTKPVRVAEGFQADGKPSPCWNPVLFQSKNGKLYLHYKVGPNPREWWAMYKVSSDLGKTWSKPTPLPKGMLGPIKNKAVPLSDGNILYPSSTESIDEKKWAIHLEQSDPALNHWKKIAIDCDTFNAIQPSLLFYPGHKMQLLARSKENVIVQSWSEDDGKTWSRVTATNLPNPNSGIDAVSKPDRSLQLLVYNPLAAGKEWWEGRSVLTLAASADGVQWTDLYTLEEHQKGEYSYPAIIYDDQGNIHITYTADRSKIRYVKLKL, from the coding sequence TTGGCCAATGGAAAATTGGTGGCGGCCTGGTTTGGTGGCACGCAAGAGGGAAGTCCCGATGTGTGCATTTGGATGTCGGTAAAAGAAAACGCAGGCTGGACGAAACCCGTGCGCGTTGCCGAGGGCTTTCAGGCTGACGGCAAACCATCTCCTTGCTGGAATCCCGTGCTCTTTCAAAGCAAAAATGGAAAGCTCTATCTCCACTACAAAGTTGGACCCAATCCCCGCGAATGGTGGGCGATGTATAAAGTCTCCAGCGACCTTGGAAAAACATGGTCGAAGCCAACACCGCTGCCCAAGGGAATGTTAGGGCCAATAAAAAACAAAGCCGTGCCACTAAGCGACGGCAACATTCTTTATCCTTCCAGTACGGAAAGCATCGATGAAAAAAAATGGGCCATTCATCTCGAGCAGTCCGACCCTGCACTGAACCATTGGAAAAAGATCGCCATAGATTGCGATACGTTCAACGCCATCCAACCCTCCCTTCTTTTTTATCCGGGACACAAGATGCAGCTGCTGGCCCGAAGCAAGGAGAATGTGATTGTGCAGAGCTGGTCGGAAGACGATGGAAAAACATGGTCACGCGTTACGGCAACAAATTTGCCCAACCCCAATTCCGGCATCGACGCCGTGAGCAAGCCCGATCGCTCCTTGCAATTGTTGGTTTACAATCCTTTGGCCGCTGGAAAAGAATGGTGGGAAGGTCGTTCCGTATTAACGCTGGCCGCATCGGCTGACGGCGTGCAATGGACAGACCTCTATACGCTGGAAGAACATCAAAAAGGAGAGTACAGTTATCCCGCGATCATTTATGACGATCAAGGCAACATTCACATCACCTATACGGCCGATCGCTCCAAGATCAGGTACGTGAAACTGAAACTGTAG
- a CDS encoding superoxide dismutase, whose protein sequence is MNRKDFVKTSAILGGASLLPANNAFSQSLQQSGLDKLTDKDGNFALQPLPYNESFLEPHMDQETLHLHYTFHHGDAVKAANKDLQMIKKSIDENNLDTVDYWTKKLSFHLSSHILHTIFWTNLNNKKTDPSGALLKQIEKDFGSYDKLKVLISKTAKGVDGNGWGILGYQPYTQKLTVLQCENHEKLTQWGVIPILVIDVWEHSYYLKYRNRRAEFVDNLFPIIHWDNAAERFNLALKLG, encoded by the coding sequence ATGAACAGAAAAGATTTCGTGAAGACTTCGGCCATCCTGGGTGGGGCCAGTCTATTGCCCGCAAACAACGCGTTCTCGCAAAGCCTTCAGCAAAGCGGATTGGATAAACTTACCGACAAGGACGGCAACTTTGCCCTGCAACCGCTTCCCTATAACGAAAGCTTCCTCGAACCGCACATGGACCAGGAGACGCTGCACCTGCACTATACTTTCCATCATGGCGATGCGGTGAAGGCTGCGAACAAAGACCTGCAAATGATCAAAAAGTCAATCGATGAGAACAATCTCGATACCGTGGACTATTGGACAAAGAAATTATCGTTTCACTTGTCTTCTCATATTCTGCATACCATTTTCTGGACGAACCTCAACAATAAAAAAACGGACCCGTCCGGCGCCTTGTTGAAGCAGATCGAAAAGGATTTTGGTTCTTATGATAAACTTAAAGTTCTGATCAGCAAAACCGCCAAGGGAGTCGATGGCAACGGGTGGGGCATTCTGGGCTACCAACCCTACACGCAAAAGCTCACCGTGCTCCAATGTGAAAATCATGAAAAACTCACGCAGTGGGGAGTTATTCCCATTCTTGTTATTGATGTGTGGGAGCATTCCTATTATCTGAAATACCGGAACAGGAGAGCAGAATTTGTTGACAATCTGTTTCCCATCATCCATTGGGACAATGCTGCCGAACGATTCAATCTTGCACTTAAACTGGGTTGA
- a CDS encoding chromate transporter: MTPAYSLKDLIIYFLKLGTWGFGGPVALVGYMHRDLVEDKKWIGEDDYKEGLALSQLAPGPLAAQLAIYIGYVHYHLLGATLAGFAFVLPSFLMVLGIGYAYVSFGGLPWMQAIFYGVGSAVIGIIAIGSYKLTTKSIGKDKLLWVIFIVLTIITFVKEEEILWLMLLAGVAVWFAKAPPKWLGSVQAITPVFFLQLQPVVVESRLWQIAWFFTKAGAFVFGSGLAIVPFLYGGLVKEYQWLCEQQFLDAVAVAMITPGPIVITVGFIGYLVAGVPGASVAALATFVPCYLFTVIPAPYFKKYGKHPGIKAFVDGVTAAAIGAIAGAVLVLGKRTLSDLPTVLIALTVAVVLFRFKKIPEPLIIIIAAAIGILLKIVL; this comes from the coding sequence ATGACACCCGCATATTCTTTAAAAGATCTGATTATCTACTTCCTAAAACTTGGAACCTGGGGCTTCGGCGGTCCGGTAGCGTTGGTAGGCTATATGCACCGCGACCTGGTGGAAGATAAAAAATGGATCGGTGAAGACGACTACAAAGAAGGCCTTGCGCTTTCGCAACTGGCTCCCGGTCCATTGGCCGCACAGCTTGCCATATACATTGGCTATGTTCACTATCATCTACTGGGTGCAACGCTTGCCGGATTTGCTTTTGTGTTGCCGTCGTTTCTGATGGTGCTCGGCATTGGGTACGCTTATGTTTCCTTCGGTGGACTGCCCTGGATGCAGGCGATCTTCTATGGCGTAGGTTCCGCTGTGATCGGCATCATTGCCATCGGCAGTTATAAACTCACCACGAAAAGCATCGGGAAAGACAAATTGCTGTGGGTGATATTCATTGTTCTGACGATCATCACGTTTGTTAAGGAAGAAGAAATACTCTGGCTTATGCTGTTGGCCGGTGTTGCCGTTTGGTTTGCCAAAGCGCCGCCGAAGTGGCTTGGGTCAGTTCAAGCCATAACCCCCGTTTTCTTTCTGCAACTACAACCCGTCGTCGTGGAATCCCGGCTTTGGCAGATTGCGTGGTTCTTTACAAAAGCAGGCGCCTTTGTCTTCGGCAGTGGTCTGGCGATCGTTCCCTTTCTGTATGGCGGACTAGTAAAAGAATATCAGTGGCTCTGCGAACAACAATTTCTCGACGCGGTTGCTGTGGCTATGATCACTCCGGGACCCATCGTGATCACCGTAGGATTCATTGGCTACCTTGTCGCCGGCGTTCCCGGTGCAAGCGTTGCCGCGCTGGCTACTTTTGTCCCTTGTTATTTGTTCACCGTCATTCCTGCACCCTACTTCAAGAAGTACGGAAAACATCCTGGCATCAAAGCCTTTGTCGACGGCGTAACGGCGGCGGCCATTGGCGCAATTGCCGGGGCTGTTTTAGTGCTGGGAAAAAGGACGTTGAGCGATTTGCCGACGGTGCTCATCGCTTTGACCGTGGCCGTCGTGTTGTTCCGCTTCAAGAAAATTCCCGAACCCCTTATCATCATCATCGCTGCCGCTATTGGCATCCTTCTAAAAATAGTATTATGA